In a genomic window of Lysobacterales bacterium:
- a CDS encoding ABC transporter ATP-binding protein, translated as MTAAFVLQGVSKHYPQFSLNDLSLTLPEGQIMGLVGVNGAGKSTLLRLLTGLAAPSSGTIEVLGHRLPEAQVAVKRCIGFAAEDMRLYRGQTLAWHIELVRGIYPEWDSAYAASLMRRFDLRADQPIGGFSHGQRVKALLLLCLARRPKLLLLDEPTTGLDPVARAEVLEALAEVLRDEHRSVLFSSHNTNDVEQLSDSISFLHQGRLLASADKERFIDEWRRVLCVGEVPDAINPWPELVQRRAAGSQVELKFRGWRDDFPERLSQVGLSVQRVDSMGLEDIFVTTVRAGGLR; from the coding sequence ATGACCGCCGCCTTCGTGCTCCAGGGCGTCAGCAAGCACTACCCGCAATTCAGCCTCAACGACCTGTCGCTGACCCTGCCCGAGGGCCAGATCATGGGCCTTGTCGGCGTCAACGGCGCCGGCAAGAGCACCCTGCTGCGACTGCTCACCGGCCTGGCCGCGCCGTCTTCCGGCACCATCGAAGTGCTCGGACATCGCTTGCCGGAAGCACAGGTCGCGGTCAAGCGCTGCATCGGTTTCGCGGCCGAGGACATGCGCCTGTATCGCGGCCAGACGCTGGCCTGGCACATCGAACTGGTGCGCGGCATCTATCCCGAATGGGATTCGGCCTACGCAGCCTCGCTGATGCGCCGCTTCGACCTGCGCGCCGACCAGCCAATTGGCGGCTTTTCGCATGGCCAGCGCGTCAAGGCCTTGCTGCTGCTGTGCCTTGCGCGCCGACCCAAACTGCTGCTGCTCGACGAACCCACGACCGGACTCGATCCGGTCGCGCGCGCCGAAGTGCTGGAAGCGCTGGCCGAGGTGCTGCGCGACGAACATCGCAGCGTGCTGTTCTCGTCGCACAACACCAACGACGTCGAGCAGTTGTCCGACAGCATCAGCTTCCTGCACCAGGGCCGCCTGCTGGCCAGCGCCGACAAGGAACGCTTTATCGACGAATGGCGCCGTGTGCTCTGCGTCGGCGAGGTGCCGGACGCGATCAACCCGTGGCCGGAACTGGTGCAGCGACGGGCCGCCGGCAGCCAGGTCGAATTGAAATTCCGCGGCTGGCGGGACGATTTTCCGGAGCGGCTGTCGCAGGTCGGACTGAGCGTTCAGCGCGTCGACTCGATGGGGCTGGAAGACATTTTCGT
- a CDS encoding GntR family transcriptional regulator yields MHSEPTMLLLSASDPRPMYQQIVDQITARVMAGDWTPGQSLPSIRELAATSGVSVITVKRAYEDLERAGVISTRHGKGSVVSEQKDQARGLLDHHLDLQLTEAAATAARLGLGRDALHQRLARVLDSTANTPLTATRKGTDQ; encoded by the coding sequence ATGCACAGTGAACCCACGATGCTCCTGCTCTCCGCCAGCGACCCGAGGCCGATGTACCAGCAGATCGTCGACCAGATCACCGCACGGGTGATGGCCGGCGACTGGACGCCGGGCCAGTCGTTACCGTCGATCCGCGAGCTCGCCGCAACCAGCGGCGTCAGCGTCATCACCGTCAAGCGCGCTTATGAAGACCTCGAACGCGCCGGCGTGATCAGTACGCGCCATGGCAAGGGCTCGGTGGTGTCCGAGCAGAAGGACCAGGCGCGCGGGCTGCTCGACCATCACCTGGACCTGCAACTGACCGAAGCCGCAGCCACCGCGGCGCGCCTCGGCCTGGGGCGCGACGCGTTGCATCAGCGCCTCGCCCGCGTGCTCGACAGCACCGCCAACACCCCCCTCACCGCTACCCGCAAAGGAACCGACCAATGA